The following are encoded together in the Primulina tabacum isolate GXHZ01 chromosome 18, ASM2559414v2, whole genome shotgun sequence genome:
- the LOC142533508 gene encoding protein PLASTID TRANSCRIPTIONALLY ACTIVE 7, with translation MAALSSTCNGLSYFHCFPKVEVKSENKWRLSCVIWSRDGSISQNSGRSNRKIWRRRKLAKKDYMLDSKMERVPFLEEQVRKIRDTGKMLTMDIERLLLSEDNRFEFVNEIAAEAKQYVENNRDEYGAKKAILHVISNRMNDAGFYRPEAYIEPDPFKPGPGYLRQEL, from the exons ATGGCTGCGTTATCATCAACCTGCAATGGCTTATCATATTTCCATTGTTTTCCC AAAGTTGAAGTGAAATCAGAGAATAAATGGCGATTGAGCTGTGTTATATGGTCACGG GATGGTTCGATTTCTCAAAATTCAGGCCGCAGCAACAGGAAAATCTGGAGGCGGAGAAAATTG GCAAAGAAAGATTATATGTTGGATTCGAAGATGGAAAGAGTTCCTTTTCTTGAGGAGCAGGTGAGGAAGATAAGAGACACTGGGAAGATGTTGACGATGGACATTGAGAGACTCTTATTATCGGAAGACAATAGGTTTGAATTCGTGAATGAGATAGCTGCAGAGGCGAAGCAGTATGTTGAGAACAACCGCGATGAATATGGTGCAAAGAAAGCAATCCTACACGTCATTAGCAATCGGATGAAtgatgctggattttataggccGGAGGCGTACATAGAACCTGATCCTTTCAAGCCAGGTCCTGGGTACCTGAGACAAGAACTATAG